Proteins encoded within one genomic window of Felis catus isolate Fca126 chromosome C1, F.catus_Fca126_mat1.0, whole genome shotgun sequence:
- the GPR148 gene encoding LOW QUALITY PROTEIN: probable G-protein coupled receptor 148 (The sequence of the model RefSeq protein was modified relative to this genomic sequence to represent the inferred CDS: inserted 3 bases in 2 codons; substituted 3 bases at 3 genomic stop codons) yields MKHLVHSFCSEGKGVCGAERTQASGECGSLGVQLAPFPLDTTAWPASDQLISRPRXPATPXLNLGDLRVPVSVLCWLFLPSSLLAAATLTLSLLLLATILKSQKLWQELHYLLLANILLSDLAYLVFYMLISSSNLGGRTLCHITCGVLTDVVFATYTSTILSFMATMLHTYLAVAYPLCYFSFMSCEAVQKVVALIWLLAXFFPTCLIWLSKQQDASLEKQGALCILQLTLCNEPGCGPLVTITHTYILCIHFLCTGLITYCFWRIYAETRTSGIWVQGYSWAMGTLLIHTVLLILYVSPVMVFCLDIMLTKYNHIDAKTHVWLMAANSEVLMMXPRAMLPYLYTLHYWXLLGMVGGHFSSRRHSDIFTI; encoded by the exons ATGAAGCATTTAGTGCACTCCTTCTGCAGTGAGGGCAAGGGAGTCTGTGGAGCAGAGAGGACCCAAGCCTCTGGAGAGTGTG GAAGCCTGGGGGTTCAGTTGGCACCCTTCCCGCTGGACACAACAGCCTGGCCAGCCTCTGACCAGCTCATTAGCAGGCCACGTTAGCCAGCAACACC CCTAAACCTTGGGGACCTCAGGGTGCCTGTCTCCGTGCTGTGCTGGCTGTTCCTTCCCTCAAGCCTGCTGGCTGCAGCCACACTGACTCTGAGCCTCCTGCTGCTGGCAACCATCCTGAAGAGCCAGAAGCTGTGGCAAGAGCTCCACTACCTACTGCTGGCTAACATCCTGCTTTCAGATCTGGCCTACCTTGTGTTCTACATGCTTATCTCATCCAGCAACCTGGGTGGCCGGACTCTGTGCCACATCACCTGTGGTGTTCTCACAGATGTTGTCTTTGCTACCTACACCAGCACCATCCTGTCTTTCATGGCCACCATGCTGCACACCTACCTGGCAGTTGCTTATCCTTTGTGCTACTTCTCCTTCATGTCCTGTGAGGCTGTCCAGAAAGTGGTTGCCCTCATCTGGCTGCTGGCTTAATTCTTCCCTACATGTCTCATTTGGCTTAGCAAGCAGCAAGATGCCAGTTTAGAGAAACAAGGGGCCTTATGCATCCTGCAGCTGACCCTGTGCAATGAGCCAGGCTGTGGCCCCCTGGTCACTATTACCCACACCTACATTTTATGCATTCACTTTCTATGCACAGGTCTCATCACCTACTGCTTCTGGAGGATCTATGCAGAGACCAGGACTTCAGGCATCTGGGTCCAGGGCTATTCCTGGGCCATGGGCACCCTGCTCATCCATACAGTGCTACTCATACTGTACGTTAGCCCTGTTATGGTGTTTTGCCTGGATATCATGCTAACCAAGTACAACCACATTGATGCCAAAACTCATGTGTGGCTCATGGCAGCCAACAGCGAGGTGCTTATGA CTCCTCGTGCCATGCTCCCATACCTGTATACACTCCACTACTGGTAGCTGTTGGGGATGGTCGGGGGCCACTTCTCCTCCAGGAGGCACAGTGAcatcttcaccatt